In the genome of Dermacentor silvarum isolate Dsil-2018 chromosome 1, BIME_Dsil_1.4, whole genome shotgun sequence, one region contains:
- the LOC119436783 gene encoding uncharacterized protein LOC119436783 isoform X1, translated as MKVLLVCGLILAGAFLAEAAGGRELCGKSNEEIKAVLKCMGEHVPAELKGKAAGIISSKGDNLAELVKKQCEADIDFVELLETVFSGDEAEAIKKAYRECKPSRR; from the exons ATGAAGGTGCTCCTCGTCTGCGGACTCATCCTGGCCGGAGCCTTCCTCGCTGAGGCTGCCGGTGGTAGGGAGCTGTGTG GGAAGAGCAATGAAGAAATCAAGGCTGTTCTGAAGTGCATGGGAGAGCACGTTCCCGCAGag CTCAAAGGCAAGGCGGCAGGAATCATCAGCAGCAAGGGAGACAACCTGGCCGAGCTTGTTAAGAAGCAGTGCGAAGCAGACATTGACTTC GTCGAGCTGCTGGAAACGGTGTTCTCA GGTGACGAGGCGGAAGCCATCAAGAAGGCCTATAGGGAGTGCAAGCCGAGCCGAAGATGA
- the LOC119436783 gene encoding uncharacterized protein LOC119436783 isoform X4, with translation MKVLLVCGLILAGAFLAEAAGGRELCGKSNEEIKAVLKCMGEHVPAELKGKAAGIISSKGDNLAELVKKQCEADIDFVTTIIYSF, from the exons ATGAAGGTGCTCCTCGTCTGCGGACTCATCCTGGCCGGAGCCTTCCTCGCTGAGGCTGCCGGTGGTAGGGAGCTGTGTG GGAAGAGCAATGAAGAAATCAAGGCTGTTCTGAAGTGCATGGGAGAGCACGTTCCCGCAGag CTCAAAGGCAAGGCGGCAGGAATCATCAGCAGCAAGGGAGACAACCTGGCCGAGCTTGTTAAGAAGCAGTGCGAAGCAGACATTGACTTCGTGA CGACCATCATTTATTCTTTTTAG